From the genome of Cetobacterium somerae ATCC BAA-474:
CAAAATTTTCTATACTTGACCCTACGTTAACATTTACTTTACCTAAAAATCAAGTTGCTAACGGTATTATTGATACTTTTATTCATACTGTTGAGCAGTATGTTACTTATCCTGTAGACGCTAGATTTCAAGATAGAACTGCTGAAGGAATTTTGAAAACACTTATTGAAATTGGTAAAACAACAATTGAAGAACCAACTAACTATGATGCTCGTGCTAACCTTGTTTGGTGTGCTACTATGGCATTAAACGGATTGATTGGTGCTGGAGTTCCTCAAGACTGGACGACACATATGATTGGTCATGAAATTACTGCTATGTTTGGTGTCGACCATGGAAAAACTCTTGCTATACTTCAACCAGCTATATGGGAAGTTAGAAAAGAGAAAAAAAGAGAGAAATTAATTCAATATGCTGAACGTGTTTGGAATATTGAAGAGATTAATAATGATTTAAAAATTAAACAAGCTATTGAGAAAACTCGTTCATTCTTTGAAGAACTTGGAGTTAAAACTCATCTTTCAGATTATGGTATAACAAAAGATAAAATAGATGATTTGATTTTAGCTTTAGAAAAAAACCATAGAACTTCTTTATCAGAAACTGGAGATTTATCTTTAGAAATAAGTAGAGAAATTCTCGAAAAAGCATTATAATATTTTAAGAGGCTGAGAAGTTTTTCTCAGCCATTTTTTAAAGAGGTGATTATTTTGAAAATAGATTTACTACAAGAAGCTAACCGTTGCTTAAATTGCAAAAAACCACTTTGTAAAATACATTGTCCTATATCCACAGACATACCTAATATTATAAATTTATTTAAAGAAAATAAAATAGATGAAGCTGGAGAAATTTTATTTACAAATAATCCTTTATCTATATTTTGTTCTATTGTATGTCCTCATGAAGAACAATGTAAAGGTCATTGTATAAAGGGAATTAAAGAAACTCCTGTTGAGTTTCCACTTATTGAAAAAGAAATTTCTACTGAATATCTTTCTAAATTACCTTTAAATAAAAAAGAAAATAAAAAAATAGATATAGCTATTATTGGCGGAGGACCTGCTGGTATTACTTCTGCTATTCTCTTAGCTAAAGAAGGCTTTAATGTTACTATATTTGAAGCTTTTTCTAAGTTGGGTGGTGTCTTAAGATTTGGTATTCCTGAATTTAGACTATCTAGAGAGTTAATGGATACTTTTGAAAAATACCTTTTAAATCTAGGTATTAAAATTAAATATAATACTTTAGTTGGTCCTACTCATACTATTCAAAATTTAAAAAATGATGACTTTAAGTATATTATCATTACAACTGGTGTTTGGAATCCTAAACCTATGGATATAAAAGGAGAAACTAAGGGAAATGTTCACTATGCTATTAACTACCTTGTTTCCCCTGAGTCATATAACCTTGGACCTAACGTTTTAGTTATTGGTGGAGGGAATGTTGCTATGGATGCAGCTAGAGTTGCTAAAAGATTGGGTAGTTCTGTAACAGTAATGTATAGACGTGGTGAAGAAGATATGCCCGCTACTAAAGTTGAAATAGCTGAAGCAAAAGAAGATGGTGTAAATTTCAAATTTTACTATGCTCCAAAAGAAATTTTAGATAATACTATGATTTTTCTAAGAACTGAATCGCATACTGATGAAAATGGAAGAAAAAAACTTGTTACTTTAGAAGATACTGACATTGCAATACCTTATAGCTCGATTATAGTTGCTGTTAGTCAAGGGCCTAAAAAAAACATTGTCTCTTCTGAAGATAGAATTAGTCTTGAAAAATGGGGAACTGTAATTGTTAATGACAATTTTGAAACAACTTTAGAAAATGTATTTTCTTGTGGTGATGTAGTTACTGGTCCTAAGACTGTCGTTGCTGCTGTTAATGATGCTAAAAAAGTAGTTACTAATATCTTAAAAAAAGAGGAGTTGATTTAATCAACTCCTTTTTCTTATCTCTCTATTCTATTGTATTCTTCTAATGCTCTTCTTAAAATTATCATCGAATTCTCTATATCATCAACACTTGTACAGAAAGAAAATCTCACTTCATTCTCTCCTTTTCCTTCGCTTTGATAAAATCCAGGACCTGGAGCTAATAAAAGCGTTTGATTTTCATATGAGTAATCTGTCAATAACCATTTTGCAAATTTTTCTGCATTATCTATTGGTAATTTTGCAAAAGCATAAAATGCTCCATGAGGTTTATAACAAACTACTCCTGGTATTCTATTTAAATATGAAAATAATAAATCTCTTCTATTTTGATATTTTATTCTTACATCTTCTAAATAGTTATCCATTGTATTTATTAAATTTGATGCTGCATGTTGTTCAATTGTTGAAACACATAGTCTAGCTTGGCTAAACTTCATTATACAGCTCATTAGCTCTTTATTTTTGCTAGCTATCAGACCTATTCTTGCTCCACATGCACTGTAGTGTTTAGATATACTATCTACTAGTATTACTCTATCTTTTACATCATCTAATTGCATAAAAGATGTATAAGGAATATCATCATAAACAAATTGTCTATATACCTCATCTGCTATTATATATATATCTTTTTCTTTAGCTATCTGTGCTATCATCTCTATTTCATCTTTTGTATAAACAGTTCCTGTTGGATTAACTGGATTTGATAACATTATAGCTCTTGTTTTATCTGTTATTAAAGATTCGATTTTTTCCTTTGACGGTAAATGAAAACTAGTTTCTATTGTTGTTTCAATAGGTACTACCTCTGCCCCTGCAAACTGGCAAAAACTTGTATAGTTTGAATAAAAAGGCTCTGGTATTAATATATTGTCTCCCTCATTACATATAGCCATTAAGACAAACATAATAGCCTCACTACCACCCTGAGTTATTAATAAATCCTCTTCTTTTACATTAATTCCCATCTTTTGGTAGCTTTTAGCAAAACTTTCCAATAGTTGTGGTATTCCTTGTGAATGAGAGTATTTAACTATTTTCTCTTTATAGTTATGTAATCCTTCAAAAAATGAATCTGGTGTCACTACATTTGGTTGTCCTATATTTAATTTATAAACTTTTATTCCCTTTGCTTCTGCTGCATCGGCCAGAGGAATCAACTTTCTTATTGGTGAAAAATTCATTTCTAATGCTCTTTTTGATAATTTCATTTTGTTCCTCCTAGCTTTATATTTGTATATTATTTTAAAAATTTTTTTTAATTTTCTAAATATGATACGATATTTTTTAAATAAAGTCAACTATTCCTTTATAAAAAAAGAAGCAGAGTTAATCTGCTTCACATATCTCTTATCTATTATTTTCCCCAAGTATCAGGAGTTTTATTCCACTTTAAAGCTATTTCAGCTTCTTCTGAATCTATATAGTTCTCTTCTGTCGCAACGTTAATTAATGAAGCAAAGTTTGAAAGTGTAGTCCAAGGAATATGGTCTTGCTCAAAGTTCTTATATGCTTTTTCAAACTCATATGAGAATATTGCTAATACTTCAACATCAATAGCTCCTGCTTCTCTTGCAGCTGCTACAGCCTTTATCGAGCTTCCTCCTGTTGATATTAAGTCTTCTATTATTATTACTTTTTTCTCTTCAAATTCAGCTCCTTCAATTTGTCTTCCTGCACCATGAGCCTTCTTTTCTCCTCTAATATAAGCCATTGGTACATTCATCTCTTGAGCTATAAATGCTGCCCATGGAATTCCTGCTGTTGCTGTTCCTGCTACAATGTCAAACTCTTTTTCTTTTAAAACTTCTATAAAAGCATCTACTACAACTTGTCTCTCTTTAGGGAATCCTATCATTTTTCTATTGTCACAATAGATTGGACTTTTTATTCCTGATACAAAAGTAAATGGATCCTTTACACTTAATCTAACTGCCTCTGTTCCTAATAATGATTTTGCTATATTTTTTTCTCTAGACATTTTTATAATTCACTCCTTCTCCAATTTTTTCTATAAAATTTTTACCATCATAAACAATATGACCTCTTACCATAGTTAATAGTACTTTTCCCCCTCCTACTATTCCACTATAAGGTGTCCATGCACATTTTGAGATTACATCTTCATTTTTTATAATCTCTTTATTATTTAAATCTACTACAACTAAATCTGCATCATACCCAACTTCTATCTTTCCTTTTCCAACAATCCCAAATATTTTAGCTGGATTTTCTGACATAACTTTCTGTAAAGTTTTCATGTCTATTTTTTTATTTAATTCTTTTAACATCATCTCTAAAGAATTCTCCACCCCTGGTATTCCATATGTTGTTTTAGAATTTTTTTCCTCTAAAGTATGTGGTGCATGATCAGTTCCTATTGTATCAATAGTCCCATCTTCTATTCCTAACCAAAGAGCCTCATTATCCTCTTTGCTTTTTAGCTCTGGCTTCATTATAAGTAACGAGTTTGCCATACTTGAATCTAAAAATAAGTGATGTGGAGCTACTTCTCCATATATTTTTAATCCCTCTTTTTTTGCAGCTCTTAACTTTTCTACTTCACTTTTTTTAGAAAGATGACACAGATATAGTGGTTTTCTAAATTTCCTAGCTAAATCTATAGCTTTATCTACCATCTCTTCCTCTGCATGAACTGATATTATTTTAGAT
Proteins encoded in this window:
- a CDS encoding NAD(P)-dependent oxidoreductase, producing MKIDLLQEANRCLNCKKPLCKIHCPISTDIPNIINLFKENKIDEAGEILFTNNPLSIFCSIVCPHEEQCKGHCIKGIKETPVEFPLIEKEISTEYLSKLPLNKKENKKIDIAIIGGGPAGITSAILLAKEGFNVTIFEAFSKLGGVLRFGIPEFRLSRELMDTFEKYLLNLGIKIKYNTLVGPTHTIQNLKNDDFKYIIITTGVWNPKPMDIKGETKGNVHYAINYLVSPESYNLGPNVLVIGGGNVAMDAARVAKRLGSSVTVMYRRGEEDMPATKVEIAEAKEDGVNFKFYYAPKEILDNTMIFLRTESHTDENGRKKLVTLEDTDIAIPYSSIIVAVSQGPKKNIVSSEDRISLEKWGTVIVNDNFETTLENVFSCGDVVTGPKTVVAAVNDAKKVVTNILKKEELI
- a CDS encoding iron-containing alcohol dehydrogenase, translating into MLNFNFYNPTHIVFGKDTLDQLNTLVPLNAKVLITYGGGSVKKFGTLENVIKNLPGRKIFEFGGIEPNPQYETLMKAVDIAKKENIDFLLAVGGGSVMDGTKFIALASKYDGDCLNLLTPDFDLAPVDSAIPLGTVVTLPATGSEMNNGAVISHKGLKVPVFSMHTFPKFSILDPTLTFTLPKNQVANGIIDTFIHTVEQYVTYPVDARFQDRTAEGILKTLIEIGKTTIEEPTNYDARANLVWCATMALNGLIGAGVPQDWTTHMIGHEITAMFGVDHGKTLAILQPAIWEVRKEKKREKLIQYAERVWNIEEINNDLKIKQAIEKTRSFFEELGVKTHLSDYGITKDKIDDLILALEKNHRTSLSETGDLSLEISREILEKAL
- a CDS encoding dihydroorotase codes for the protein MLLKNCRVLYHGEEDIKDILVEKGKIVKIYRCSEVEELDIDEIIDMDGNWVLPGVIDVHTHMRDPGLSYKEDFETGSKACAKGGVTTFIDMPNTVPNTTTKEILDAKESNSKNRSYVDYGFHFGGSKLDNSEEIRKVRDRVASTKIFLNMSTGDMLVEEEKVLENLFKESKIISVHAEEEMVDKAIDLARKFRKPLYLCHLSKKSEVEKLRAAKKEGLKIYGEVAPHHLFLDSSMANSLLIMKPELKSKEDNEALWLGIEDGTIDTIGTDHAPHTLEEKNSKTTYGIPGVENSLEMMLKELNKKIDMKTLQKVMSENPAKIFGIVGKGKIEVGYDADLVVVDLNNKEIIKNEDVISKCAWTPYSGIVGGGKVLLTMVRGHIVYDGKNFIEKIGEGVNYKNV
- a CDS encoding pyridoxal phosphate-dependent aminotransferase; translated protein: MKLSKRALEMNFSPIRKLIPLADAAEAKGIKVYKLNIGQPNVVTPDSFFEGLHNYKEKIVKYSHSQGIPQLLESFAKSYQKMGINVKEEDLLITQGGSEAIMFVLMAICNEGDNILIPEPFYSNYTSFCQFAGAEVVPIETTIETSFHLPSKEKIESLITDKTRAIMLSNPVNPTGTVYTKDEIEMIAQIAKEKDIYIIADEVYRQFVYDDIPYTSFMQLDDVKDRVILVDSISKHYSACGARIGLIASKNKELMSCIMKFSQARLCVSTIEQHAASNLINTMDNYLEDVRIKYQNRRDLLFSYLNRIPGVVCYKPHGAFYAFAKLPIDNAEKFAKWLLTDYSYENQTLLLAPGPGFYQSEGKGENEVRFSFCTSVDDIENSMIILRRALEEYNRIER
- the pyrE gene encoding orotate phosphoribosyltransferase, with translation MSREKNIAKSLLGTEAVRLSVKDPFTFVSGIKSPIYCDNRKMIGFPKERQVVVDAFIEVLKEKEFDIVAGTATAGIPWAAFIAQEMNVPMAYIRGEKKAHGAGRQIEGAEFEEKKVIIIEDLISTGGSSIKAVAAAREAGAIDVEVLAIFSYEFEKAYKNFEQDHIPWTTLSNFASLINVATEENYIDSEEAEIALKWNKTPDTWGK